In Chaetodon trifascialis isolate fChaTrf1 chromosome 23, fChaTrf1.hap1, whole genome shotgun sequence, the following proteins share a genomic window:
- the LOC139351489 gene encoding caspase activity and apoptosis inhibitor 1-like isoform X2, whose translation MLKKKSSSNEKKRKHSQSEERQDSSKRRSTESNLEDSKDELADPELDKIDSDIEDGGLDLTLPFQPITAYLTDKREMLEQCLHVLGDKKLRKMLPDELKDCSLEEIKKLCWEQLEPISEKNLTQILEGEEVTPGNGNENAEKTLESQQVNNVDSTSCLKEKTEDPKQEGGGSGEESDVLSINADTYDSDIEGPKEEQTVKAVGRPVKVADSSREGADPAVNPDPANPEPLTGPQPTDAKKDIQSDIDKSVSEILALSSTSCKGAAEEAQSVPPQDVSTDVNPPVQGASRAPAVCQPSIQQLELLELEMRARAIKALMKASGGKKLAMAKNV comes from the exons ATGCTCAAAAAGAAATCGAGtagcaatgaaaagaaaaggaaacactcGCAGTCTGAAGAGCGACAAGACAGCAGCAAACGCAGAAGTACGGAGTCCAACTTGGAG GACTCCAAAGATGAACTTGCTGACCCAGAGCTGGACAAGATCGACAGTGACATTGAGGACGGGGGACTTGACCTCACCCTGCCATTCCAGCCCATCACCGCTTATCTCACTGACAAGCGGGAGATGCTGGAGCAGTGTCTCCACGTGTTGGGTGACAAGAAGCTCCGCAAAATGCTGCCCGATGAACTCAAG GACTGTAGTTTAGAGGAAATCAAAAAGCTGTGCTGGGAGCAGCTGGAGCCGATCTCAGAGAAAAATCTTACTCAGATCTTAGAAG gGGAAGAAGTGACGCCCGGAAATGGCAATGAAAACGCAGAAAAGACCTTGGAAAGCCA GCAAGTCAATAATGTGGACTCTACATCTTGCCTCAAAGAAAAAACTGAGGACCCCAAGCAAG AGGGTGGTGGCTCGGGTGAGGAGAGTGACGTCCTGAGCATAAACGCAGACACTTACGATAGTGACATTGAGGGTCCCAAAGAGGAGCAGACTGTTAAAGCTGTGGGCAGGCCGGTGAAAgtagctgacagcagcagggaagGTGCTGACCCAGCCGTAAACCCTGACCCAGCAAATCCCGAACCTCTCACAGGCCCTCAGCCCACTGATGCAAAGAAAGACATCCAAAGCGACATAGATAAAAGTGTGAGTGAGATTTTAGCGTTGTCGTCCACTTCGTGCAAAGGGGCAGCTGAAGAGGCACAGAGCGTACCGCCCCAAGATGTGTCCACAGATGTTAATCCACCCGTTCAAGGCGCGAGTCGTGCACCTGCAGTATGTCAGCCGTCCATTCAGCAGCTGGAGCTTCTGGAGTTGGAAATGAGGGCGAGGGCCATCAAGGCCCTGATGAAAGCAAGTGGTGGGAAAAAGCTTGCTATGGCAAAAAATGTGTAG
- the LOC139351489 gene encoding caspase activity and apoptosis inhibitor 1-like isoform X1: protein MLKKKSSSNEKKRKHSQSEERQDSSKRRSTESNLEQDSKDELADPELDKIDSDIEDGGLDLTLPFQPITAYLTDKREMLEQCLHVLGDKKLRKMLPDELKDCSLEEIKKLCWEQLEPISEKNLTQILEGEEVTPGNGNENAEKTLESQQVNNVDSTSCLKEKTEDPKQEGGGSGEESDVLSINADTYDSDIEGPKEEQTVKAVGRPVKVADSSREGADPAVNPDPANPEPLTGPQPTDAKKDIQSDIDKSVSEILALSSTSCKGAAEEAQSVPPQDVSTDVNPPVQGASRAPAVCQPSIQQLELLELEMRARAIKALMKASGGKKLAMAKNV, encoded by the exons ATGCTCAAAAAGAAATCGAGtagcaatgaaaagaaaaggaaacactcGCAGTCTGAAGAGCGACAAGACAGCAGCAAACGCAGAAGTACGGAGTCCAACTTGGAG CAGGACTCCAAAGATGAACTTGCTGACCCAGAGCTGGACAAGATCGACAGTGACATTGAGGACGGGGGACTTGACCTCACCCTGCCATTCCAGCCCATCACCGCTTATCTCACTGACAAGCGGGAGATGCTGGAGCAGTGTCTCCACGTGTTGGGTGACAAGAAGCTCCGCAAAATGCTGCCCGATGAACTCAAG GACTGTAGTTTAGAGGAAATCAAAAAGCTGTGCTGGGAGCAGCTGGAGCCGATCTCAGAGAAAAATCTTACTCAGATCTTAGAAG gGGAAGAAGTGACGCCCGGAAATGGCAATGAAAACGCAGAAAAGACCTTGGAAAGCCA GCAAGTCAATAATGTGGACTCTACATCTTGCCTCAAAGAAAAAACTGAGGACCCCAAGCAAG AGGGTGGTGGCTCGGGTGAGGAGAGTGACGTCCTGAGCATAAACGCAGACACTTACGATAGTGACATTGAGGGTCCCAAAGAGGAGCAGACTGTTAAAGCTGTGGGCAGGCCGGTGAAAgtagctgacagcagcagggaagGTGCTGACCCAGCCGTAAACCCTGACCCAGCAAATCCCGAACCTCTCACAGGCCCTCAGCCCACTGATGCAAAGAAAGACATCCAAAGCGACATAGATAAAAGTGTGAGTGAGATTTTAGCGTTGTCGTCCACTTCGTGCAAAGGGGCAGCTGAAGAGGCACAGAGCGTACCGCCCCAAGATGTGTCCACAGATGTTAATCCACCCGTTCAAGGCGCGAGTCGTGCACCTGCAGTATGTCAGCCGTCCATTCAGCAGCTGGAGCTTCTGGAGTTGGAAATGAGGGCGAGGGCCATCAAGGCCCTGATGAAAGCAAGTGGTGGGAAAAAGCTTGCTATGGCAAAAAATGTGTAG